One part of the Sporosarcina ureae genome encodes these proteins:
- the alr gene encoding alanine racemase: MFNETEYRPTRAIINTAAIKHNAKHLISYLPKETKLIAVVKSDGYGHGVAEAASAALQAGAEMFAVATPDEAMTLRKTQPTADILVLGVSPVSFAAIAAQQRIILTVTSANWVKQVNAQQPFDNKCRIHVKIDSGMGRIGVRTEEELAQLVKCIQQSSLTIDGVFTHFARADEDDREPTRRQFERFMHLVNRLPEKPRLVHASNSAGALLFPNYALDAVRFGIGLYGIPPSDTVAKQLPFKLERALTIETEVAYVKRMTAGEKISYGGSYEAAEGEWIATLPIGYADGLKRSLNGQEVLIDGKRVPIVGTICMDQCMIRLPCEYPEGEKVVLIGKQGNEEIVIEEWSERLHTIPYEIAVTFSTRIPRVYT; encoded by the coding sequence ATGTTCAACGAAACGGAATATCGGCCAACACGTGCGATTATTAATACAGCGGCTATTAAGCATAATGCAAAACACCTCATTTCTTATTTACCTAAAGAAACTAAGCTGATCGCGGTCGTTAAATCAGATGGTTACGGGCATGGAGTAGCGGAGGCTGCTTCCGCTGCATTGCAGGCGGGAGCAGAAATGTTCGCTGTTGCCACGCCAGATGAAGCGATGACGCTCAGAAAAACACAACCGACTGCCGATATACTTGTGCTAGGGGTTTCGCCAGTTTCATTTGCAGCGATAGCGGCGCAACAACGTATTATTTTAACGGTCACAAGTGCGAATTGGGTAAAACAAGTAAACGCTCAGCAACCGTTTGATAATAAATGTAGAATTCATGTAAAAATCGACAGTGGAATGGGTAGAATTGGAGTACGAACTGAAGAAGAACTTGCTCAATTAGTGAAATGCATTCAACAGTCTAGTCTAACTATAGATGGCGTTTTTACTCATTTTGCACGTGCTGATGAAGATGATCGGGAGCCAACGCGGCGACAGTTTGAACGATTTATGCACCTTGTGAATCGCTTGCCTGAAAAGCCGCGTCTCGTTCACGCGTCAAATAGTGCAGGGGCATTACTGTTTCCTAATTATGCACTAGATGCTGTTCGTTTTGGCATAGGTTTATACGGCATCCCGCCTTCCGATACGGTAGCAAAGCAACTACCATTTAAACTCGAGCGGGCATTGACGATTGAAACTGAAGTAGCATATGTGAAAAGAATGACGGCTGGTGAAAAAATTAGCTACGGTGGGTCGTATGAAGCTGCTGAAGGAGAATGGATTGCTACATTACCAATAGGCTACGCAGATGGATTGAAGCGTTCGTTAAATGGTCAGGAAGTACTGATTGACGGTAAAAGGGTACCTATTGTCGGAACCATTTGTATGGACCAATGCATGATCCGATTACCTTGTGAATATCCTGAAGGTGAAAAAGTGGTATTGATAGGCAAACAAGGCAACGAA
- a CDS encoding LolA family protein, with protein MRKKIMLLTVVAVMLVLGGCGKPSKEDVMKKLSNKWNETKGYELNASMEIKTGSEPRVYNVEVWHTKPEFYKVNVTQSGNGESQMIVRNEEGVFVITPSLGKTYKFQSDWPAQNSQGYLIGTLAEDIKADKAAVMEEKEKEYIFETATRNNHKSLLPTQKIHIDKKTLLPSKVTIHDENGEEKISIKFDKIALGVEHKVAEYKVKMDKPKADGDKADTDEEATEGDGEDQAKANQQTYYPVANLQGTTLSEEKSVEIENGQRVIMTFSGDKEYVVIQEPAEKPLNEMPVSIEGDPVDLGFAVAALTEQSIHWEANGMAFFVASDMLSKEELITVANSMTATESK; from the coding sequence ATGCGGAAAAAGATTATGTTATTAACAGTCGTCGCAGTTATGTTGGTACTAGGAGGATGCGGTAAGCCTTCCAAAGAAGATGTCATGAAGAAGCTCAGCAATAAGTGGAATGAAACAAAAGGGTATGAATTAAATGCCTCGATGGAAATCAAAACAGGTTCAGAACCTCGGGTGTACAATGTAGAAGTATGGCATACCAAGCCGGAGTTTTACAAAGTAAATGTGACGCAATCGGGTAATGGCGAGTCACAAATGATTGTTCGTAACGAAGAAGGTGTATTCGTCATTACACCATCACTAGGCAAAACGTATAAGTTTCAAAGTGATTGGCCTGCCCAGAACAGTCAAGGATATTTAATCGGAACCCTTGCTGAAGATATTAAGGCAGACAAAGCAGCGGTCATGGAAGAAAAGGAAAAAGAGTATATCTTTGAAACGGCTACACGCAATAATCATAAGTCACTTTTACCAACTCAGAAGATTCATATTGATAAAAAGACATTGTTGCCAAGCAAGGTGACGATTCACGATGAAAATGGTGAAGAAAAGATCTCCATTAAGTTCGATAAAATTGCATTGGGTGTAGAGCATAAAGTTGCTGAATATAAGGTGAAAATGGATAAACCGAAAGCGGACGGTGACAAAGCGGATACTGATGAAGAAGCAACAGAAGGTGATGGGGAAGACCAAGCTAAGGCAAATCAACAAACCTACTATCCAGTTGCAAATCTACAAGGTACAACACTGTCAGAAGAGAAGAGTGTAGAGATTGAGAATGGGCAGCGTGTGATCATGACATTCAGTGGGGATAAGGAGTATGTCGTTATTCAGGAACCAGCTGAAAAGCCATTAAATGAAATGCCTGTATCCATAGAAGGTGATCCTGTTGATCTAGGATTTGCAGTGGCGGCATTGACAGAACAATCGATTCACTGGGAAGCAAATGGTATGGCGTTCTTTGTGGCATCGGATATGTTAAGCAAGGAAGAATTGATTACTGTAGCAAACTCGATGACAGCAACAGAATCGAAATAA
- the acpS gene encoding holo-ACP synthase has protein sequence MIQGIGLDIVELDRVARLDGRNSKFRERILSERELHVYETLSGHRKIEYLAGRFAAKEAFSKARGTGIGTDCNFLDIEVISEASGRPVLYFRKQLAQGFVSITHTQTVAAAQVVLIES, from the coding sequence TTGATTCAAGGAATTGGATTAGATATCGTGGAATTGGATCGCGTAGCTCGTTTGGATGGTCGCAATAGTAAGTTTCGAGAGCGCATACTATCTGAAAGGGAATTACACGTGTATGAAACTTTAAGTGGTCACCGAAAAATAGAATACTTAGCAGGTCGTTTTGCTGCGAAAGAAGCGTTTTCCAAAGCTCGCGGCACTGGAATCGGAACAGATTGCAATTTTCTCGATATTGAAGTCATTTCGGAAGCAAGCGGACGTCCTGTATTGTACTTCCGTAAACAGCTAGCTCAAGGGTTCGTCAGCATTACACATACTCAAACAGTAGCTGCGGCGCAAGTGGTTTTGATAGAATCCTGA